The Vulpes vulpes isolate BD-2025 chromosome 10, VulVul3, whole genome shotgun sequence genome has a window encoding:
- the SMPD4 gene encoding sphingomyelin phosphodiesterase 4 isoform X5: MMKLVYKLQAEDYKFDFPVSYLPGPVKASIQERVLPDSPLYHNKVQFPTTGGLGLNLALNPFEYYMFFFALSLITQKPLPGALHIRTSDCAYFILVDRYLSWFLPTEGSVLPQLSSSPGGPSPSPAPRTPAIPFASYGLHHTSLLKRHVSHQTSVNADPASHEIWRSETLLQVFVEMWLHHYSLEMYQKMQSPHAKLEVLHYRLSVSSALHSPAQPSLQALHAYQESFTPTEEHVLVVRLLLKHLHAFSNSLKPEQVSPSAHSHATSPLEEFKRAAVPRFVQQKLYLFLQHCFGHWPLDASFRAVLEMWLSYLQPWRYAPEKPAPSSDCQARCVSERWAPFVQENLLMYTKLFVGFLSRALRTDLVSPKNALMVFRVAKVFAQPNLAEMIQKGEQLFLEPELVIPHRQHRLFTAPTFTGSFLSSWPPAVTDTSFRVKSHVYSLEGQDCKYTPMFGPEVRTLVLRLAQLITQAKQTAKSISDQCGESTPGHPFLSWLGFCSTDTNGSYPANDLDEMGQDSVRKTDEYLEKALEYLCQMFRLSEAQLAQLTLALGTTQDENGKKQLPDCIVGEDGLILTPLGRYQIINGLRRFDIEYQGDLELQPIRSYEIASLVRMLFRLSSAINCRFAGQMAALCSRADFLGSFCRYHLTEPGVTGRHLLSPVARESAASRARGPRLSLRFLGSYRTLLSLLLAFFVASLFCIGPLPCALLLMLGYLLYAVAMTLLTERSKLHQL, encoded by the exons ATGATGAAGTTGGTTTATAAGCTTCAGGCCGAAGACTATAAGTTTGACTTTCCCGTCTCCTACCTGCCT GGCCCTGTGAAGGCATCCATCCAGGAGCGCGTACTCCCCGACAGCCCTCTGTACCACAACAAGGTCCAGTTCCCCACAACAGGGGGCCTTGGCCTAAACTTGGCCCTCA ACCCGTTCGAATACTACATGTTCTTCTTTGCTTTGAGCCTCATCACCCAAAAG CCACTCCCTGGGGCCCTCCACATCCGAACTTCAGACTGTGCCTATTTCATCCTCGTGGACAGGTACCTGTCCTGGTTCCTACCCACAGAAGGCAGTGTGCTCCCCCAACTCTCCTCCAGTCCCGGGGGGCCCAGTCCCTCACCAGCTCCCAG GACACCAGCCATCCCCTTTGCTTCCTATGGCCTCCACCACACCAGCCTACTGAAGCGACACGTCTCTCACCAGACATCTGTGAACGCAGACCCCGCCTCCCATGAGATCTGGAGGTCTGAAACTCTACTCCAG GTTTTTGTTGAAATGTGGCTTCATCATTATTCCTTGGAGATGTACCAAAAAATGCAGTCCCCTCACGCTAAG CTGGAGGTTCTGCACTACCGACTCAGTGTCTCCAGCGCCCTCCACAGCCCTGCCCAACCCAGCCTCCAGGCCCTCCACGCCTACCAA GAGTCGTTCACACCCACCGAGGAGCATGTGCTAGTGGTGCGCCTGCTGCTAAAGCACCTGCACGCCTTTTCCAACAGCCTGAAGCCCGAGCaggtctctccctctgcccattcccatGCCACCAGCCCTCTGGAGGAGTTCAAACG GGCCGCCGTCCCGAGGTTTGTCCAGCAGAAGCTCTACCTCTTCCTGCAGCACTGCTTCGGCCACTGGCCCCTGGATGCGTCATTCAGAGCT GTTCTGGAGATGTGGCTGAGCTACCTGCAGCCCTGGAGGTATGCACCTGAGAAGCCGGCCCCGAGCAGCGACTGCCAGGCCCGGTGTGTGTCAGAGAGATG GGCACCTTTTGTGCAGGAGAACCTGCTGATGTACACCAAGCTCTTTGTGGGCTTCCTGAGCCGCGCGCTCCGCACCGACCTGGTCAGCCCCAAGAACGCACTCATGGTGTTCCGAGTGGCCAAAGTCTTTGCCCAGCCTAACCTGGCTGAAATGATCCAGAAAG GGGAGCAGCTGTTCCTGGAGCCAGAGCTTGTCATCCCGCACCGCCAGCACCGACTCTTCACGGCTCCCACCTTCACTGGCAGCTTCCTGTCCTCGTGGCCACCGGCCGTCACCGACACCTCTTTCCGGGTGAAGAGCCACGTGTACAGCCTGGAGGGCCAGGACTGCAAGTACACCCCGATGTTTGGGCCCGAGGTCCGGACGCTG GTCCTGCGCCTGGCTCAGCTCATCACACAGGCCAAGCAGACCGCCAAGTCCATCTCTGACCAATGTGGGGAGAGCACGCCCGGCCACCCCTTCCTGTCGTGGCTGGGCTTCTGCTCCACAGACACGAATGGCTCCTACCCAGCCAACGACCTGGATGAAATGGGGCAGGACAGTGTCCGCAAGACAGACGAGTACCTAGAGAAGGCCCTGGAGTACCTGTGCCAGATGTTCCGA CTCAGTGAGGCCCAGCTCGCCCAGCTCACACTCGCCTTGGGGACGACACAAGATGAGAATGGGAAGAAGCAGCTTCCAGATTGCATTGTGGGAGAGGACGGGCTCATCCTCACACCCCTGGGCCGGTACCAG ATCATCAACGGGCTGCGCAGGTTTGACATTGAGTACCAGGGTGACTTGGAGCTGCAGCCCATCCGGAGCTATGAGATCGCCAGCCTGGTCCGCATGCTCTTCCGGCTGTCGTCCGCCATCAACTGCAGG TTTGCAGGCCAGATGGCAGCCCTGTGTTCCCGGGCCGACTTCCTTGGCAGCTTTTGTCGATACCACCTCACGGAGCCTGGGGTGACGGGCAGGCACTTGCTGAGTCCCGTGGCGCGGGAGAGTGCGGCCAGCCGTGCCCGGGGCCCCAGGCTCAGCCTGCGCTTCCTGGGCAGCTACCGGACGCTGCTCTCACTGCTCCTGGCCTTCTTCGTGGCCTCCCTGTTCTGTATCGGGCCCCTGCCCTGCGCCCTGCTCCTCATGCTGGGCTACCTCCTCTATGCGGTGGCCATGACGCTGCTGACCGAGCGGAGCAAGCTGCACCAGCTCTGA